One part of the Streptomyces sp. AM 2-1-1 genome encodes these proteins:
- a CDS encoding S1 family peptidase: protein MRHLTTLRAGLSALLVVGAWATIGPASASAADDAPPATTRAATAAPQPASDGLLAAMGKDFGLTPAQVRTRLAAEKTATAKEPAARRAAGASYGGSWFDAGTGRLTVGVTDARAAAAVRAAGADVELVAHTQRALDRAKSGIDALAAPDGVASWHVDAEAGSVVVNVVAASAKDEEVRSFLAEARATGPVTVRQVAAAPRTFAAGTVGGDPYYTGNVRCSIGFSVYGGFVTAGHCARAGASVRGWDGSAIGNFQGSTFPGDDYAWVNVANGWWTVPVVLGWGTISDQLVRGSAEAPIGASICRSGSTTHWHCGTVLAKNETVNYSQGAVYQMTKTNVCAEGGDSGGSFISGDQAQGVTSGGWGNCSTGGETWHQPINEILNRYGLRLHTA from the coding sequence TTGAGACACCTGACCACCCTGCGCGCCGGCCTGTCCGCACTGCTCGTCGTCGGGGCCTGGGCCACCATCGGCCCGGCCTCGGCCTCGGCGGCCGACGACGCTCCCCCCGCCACGACACGTGCGGCGACGGCCGCGCCGCAGCCCGCCTCGGACGGCCTGCTGGCCGCCATGGGGAAGGACTTCGGCCTGACCCCCGCCCAGGTGAGGACCCGGCTGGCCGCCGAGAAGACCGCCACCGCCAAGGAACCGGCAGCGCGCCGCGCTGCCGGAGCCTCCTACGGAGGGTCCTGGTTCGACGCCGGGACCGGCAGGCTGACCGTCGGCGTCACCGACGCGAGAGCCGCCGCCGCGGTCCGGGCAGCCGGAGCCGACGTCGAACTCGTCGCCCACACCCAACGCGCTCTGGACCGAGCCAAGTCGGGCATTGACGCGCTCGCCGCGCCCGACGGGGTCGCGAGCTGGCACGTCGACGCGGAGGCCGGGTCCGTCGTGGTGAACGTCGTCGCGGCCTCGGCGAAGGACGAGGAGGTCCGCTCGTTCCTGGCCGAAGCCCGCGCCACGGGGCCTGTGACCGTGCGGCAGGTGGCCGCCGCACCGCGGACGTTCGCCGCCGGGACGGTGGGCGGCGACCCCTACTACACCGGTAACGTCCGCTGCTCCATCGGCTTCTCGGTGTACGGCGGATTCGTCACCGCCGGGCACTGCGCCCGGGCCGGTGCCTCGGTCCGGGGCTGGGACGGATCGGCCATCGGGAACTTCCAGGGCTCGACCTTCCCCGGCGACGACTACGCCTGGGTGAACGTCGCCAACGGCTGGTGGACGGTACCCGTGGTGCTCGGCTGGGGCACCATCTCCGACCAGCTGGTACGCGGCTCCGCCGAGGCGCCGATCGGCGCCTCCATCTGCCGGTCCGGTTCGACCACCCACTGGCACTGCGGCACCGTCCTCGCGAAGAACGAGACGGTCAACTACAGCCAGGGCGCGGTCTACCAGATGACGAAGACGAACGTCTGCGCCGAAGGCGGCGACTCCGGCGGCTCGTTCATCAGCGGCGACCAGGCCCAGGGCGTCACCTCGGGCGGCTGGGGCAACTGCTCCACCGGGGGCGAGACCTGGCACCAGCCGATCAACGAGATCCTCAACCGCTACGGCCTGAGGCTCCACACCGCCTGA
- a CDS encoding DinB family protein: MSRSHPKDDLHSSLQAARDTLLRKLEGLSEYDARRPLTRTGTNLLGLVKHLSGVELGYFGDTFGRPSEEPFPWLDDDAEENADMWATEDESREEVVARYRRVWQHSDATIAALPLDALGTVPWWSEAEREVTLHKVLVHVTTETHRHAGHADIVRELVDGEVGYRSRGGNLPRGGATWWEAYVDRLEGAATAFRTDGG, from the coding sequence ATGAGTCGATCGCACCCCAAGGACGACCTTCACTCGTCCCTCCAGGCCGCCCGTGACACCCTCCTGCGGAAGCTGGAAGGACTCTCCGAGTACGACGCGCGCCGCCCCCTGACGCGGACCGGGACCAACCTGCTGGGCCTGGTCAAGCACCTCTCCGGGGTCGAACTGGGCTACTTCGGCGACACCTTCGGCCGGCCCTCCGAGGAGCCCTTCCCGTGGCTCGACGACGACGCCGAGGAGAACGCCGACATGTGGGCGACCGAGGACGAGAGCCGCGAGGAGGTGGTGGCCCGCTACCGCCGGGTGTGGCAGCACTCGGACGCCACCATCGCCGCGCTGCCTCTCGACGCGCTCGGCACCGTGCCGTGGTGGTCCGAGGCCGAGCGCGAGGTGACGCTCCACAAGGTCCTGGTGCACGTGACCACCGAGACACACCGCCACGCGGGCCACGCCGACATCGTGCGTGAACTCGTGGACGGAGAGGTCGGCTACCGGTCCCGGGGAGGCAACCTTCCCCGTGGCGGGGCTACTTGGTGGGAGGCGTACGTGGACCGGCTTGAGGGGGCCGCGACGGCGTTCCGTACTGACGGAGGGTGA
- a CDS encoding GNAT family protein, producing MTAHTASSGFSAQPVLVGEKALLRPFSPDDALRMIAILDDPEVRRFTFEPSSELTPELVRAWYASRHTQDDRLDLAVTDRVTGELVGEVVLNEWSPAERSCGFRTLIAAAGRGRGLGTEATRLVVGHAFESLGLRRVSLEVYSTNHRALRVYRKVGFREVGVRTRAQLREGVWNDETLMAVTADEWAVHRGRP from the coding sequence ATGACCGCACACACCGCATCGTCCGGCTTCTCCGCCCAACCGGTACTCGTCGGGGAGAAAGCGCTGCTGCGCCCGTTCTCCCCGGACGACGCCCTGCGGATGATCGCCATCCTGGACGACCCCGAGGTACGTCGGTTCACGTTCGAGCCCTCCTCGGAACTCACCCCTGAACTGGTGCGCGCGTGGTACGCCTCGCGCCACACGCAGGACGACCGTCTCGACCTGGCGGTGACCGACCGCGTCACGGGCGAACTGGTCGGCGAAGTGGTCCTCAACGAGTGGTCGCCCGCCGAGCGGAGTTGCGGTTTCCGCACGCTGATCGCCGCTGCCGGCCGCGGGCGCGGCCTGGGCACCGAGGCGACCCGACTCGTCGTCGGGCACGCCTTCGAGTCCCTGGGCCTGCGGCGGGTCTCCCTGGAGGTGTACAGCACCAACCACCGAGCGCTGCGGGTGTACCGGAAGGTGGGCTTCCGCGAGGTGGGCGTCCGCACGAGGGCCCAGCTCCGTGAGGGCGTGTGGAACGACGAGACTCTGATGGCGGTGACGGCGGACGAGTGGGCCGTCCACCGGGGCCGGCCGTAA
- a CDS encoding DUF5709 domain-containing protein, producing the protein MSDTDRGDDVYQPQPEEASDPAEQPDTEDTLTDSDLADALDEGYSPPDRPWAVEDVGTTASEQHDGESLDSRLSRERPEVAAGDSDGAGDLPGGEGEPWDDEVGTDRAGRLTQQADGTVPATLTANDVGVDGAAASAEEAAMHVVPDEEPWLPEWDPGTSSASGPESLDTDAGADTDFGTDTASGTAVGADPTARTG; encoded by the coding sequence ATGAGCGACACCGACCGGGGGGACGACGTCTACCAGCCCCAGCCGGAGGAGGCGTCCGACCCCGCCGAACAGCCGGACACCGAGGACACCCTCACGGACTCCGACCTCGCCGACGCCCTGGACGAGGGGTATTCGCCGCCCGACCGTCCGTGGGCCGTGGAGGACGTGGGGACCACCGCCTCCGAGCAGCACGACGGGGAGTCGCTCGACAGCAGGCTCTCCCGCGAGCGGCCGGAGGTGGCCGCGGGCGACAGTGACGGAGCCGGTGACCTGCCCGGCGGCGAAGGTGAGCCGTGGGACGACGAGGTGGGTACGGACCGGGCCGGCAGGCTCACCCAGCAGGCGGACGGAACCGTGCCGGCCACGCTCACCGCGAACGACGTCGGTGTCGACGGCGCCGCGGCCTCCGCCGAGGAGGCGGCGATGCACGTCGTACCCGACGAGGAGCCCTGGCTCCCCGAATGGGACCCCGGTACGTCGTCCGCCTCGGGGCCCGAGTCCCTCGACACCGATGCCGGCGCCGACACCGATTTCGGGACCGACACCGCTTCCGGGACCGCTGTCGGGGCGGACCCGACGGCGCGCACCGGCTGA
- the gndA gene encoding NADP-dependent phosphogluconate dehydrogenase translates to MTGTTPTAASTTSTTSTGSAQIGVTGLAVMGRNLARNFARHGLTVAVHNRTTAKTDALVEEFGDEGTFVAARSPQEFVDALERPRRLVVMVKAGKPTDAVIQEFAPLLEEGDVIIDGGNAHFEDTRRREKELRGRGLHFVGTGISGGEEGALHGPSIMPGGSPESYASLGPLLEKIAARAADGTPCTTHIGPDGAGHFVKMVHNGIEYADMQLIAEAYHLLRGVAGYSPARIAEVFRSWNTGRLDSYLIEITAEVLAHTDAATGKPFVDVVQDRAEQKGTGRWTVQIALDLGVPVSGIAEAVFARSLSGHADLREAARDLAGPTPEPLPEGEAAAFADRVEQALYASKIVSYTQGFHQIRTGSQEYDWDIDLGAVAGIWRAGCIIRAAFLDRIRGAFDSRPELLSLLSDADFAREIGGAQDDWRAVVAEAARQGVPTPGFAAALAYYDGLRAERLPAALTQGQRDFFGAHTYRRTDREGTFHTLWGGDRSEVGAG, encoded by the coding sequence ATGACCGGCACCACCCCGACCGCCGCCTCGACCACCTCGACCACCTCGACCGGAAGCGCTCAGATCGGCGTGACGGGGCTCGCGGTGATGGGCCGCAACCTCGCCCGCAACTTCGCGCGCCACGGTCTCACCGTCGCCGTGCACAACCGCACGACCGCGAAGACCGACGCCCTGGTGGAGGAGTTCGGCGACGAGGGCACTTTCGTCGCGGCGCGTTCGCCGCAGGAGTTCGTCGACGCCCTGGAGCGGCCCCGGCGGCTCGTCGTCATGGTGAAGGCGGGCAAGCCCACGGACGCGGTGATCCAGGAGTTCGCGCCCCTGCTGGAGGAGGGCGACGTCATCATCGACGGCGGCAACGCCCACTTCGAGGACACGCGCCGCCGCGAGAAGGAGCTGCGCGGGCGCGGGCTGCACTTCGTCGGCACGGGCATCTCCGGCGGCGAGGAGGGCGCGCTCCACGGGCCGAGCATCATGCCGGGCGGTTCGCCGGAGTCCTACGCGTCGCTGGGCCCGCTGCTGGAGAAGATCGCGGCGCGCGCCGCGGACGGCACCCCGTGCACCACCCACATCGGTCCGGACGGCGCCGGGCACTTCGTGAAGATGGTCCACAACGGCATCGAGTACGCGGACATGCAGCTCATCGCCGAGGCCTATCACCTGCTGCGCGGGGTCGCGGGGTACTCACCCGCCCGGATCGCGGAGGTGTTCCGGAGCTGGAACACCGGCCGGCTGGACTCCTACCTGATCGAGATCACGGCGGAGGTGCTGGCGCACACCGACGCGGCCACCGGGAAGCCGTTCGTGGACGTGGTGCAGGACCGGGCGGAGCAGAAGGGCACCGGCCGCTGGACCGTGCAGATCGCCCTCGACCTGGGGGTACCCGTCTCGGGCATCGCGGAGGCGGTCTTCGCCCGGTCCCTCTCCGGCCACGCCGACCTGCGCGAGGCCGCCCGCGACCTCGCTGGGCCCACGCCCGAGCCGCTGCCCGAGGGGGAGGCGGCGGCGTTCGCGGACCGGGTGGAGCAGGCCCTGTACGCCTCGAAGATCGTTTCGTACACCCAGGGCTTCCACCAGATCCGGACGGGCAGCCAGGAGTACGACTGGGACATCGACCTGGGCGCCGTCGCCGGGATCTGGCGGGCGGGGTGCATCATCCGGGCGGCCTTCCTGGACCGTATCCGGGGGGCCTTCGACAGCCGTCCCGAACTGCTGAGCCTGCTGTCCGACGCGGACTTCGCCCGGGAGATCGGCGGGGCCCAGGACGACTGGCGGGCCGTGGTCGCCGAGGCCGCCCGGCAGGGGGTGCCGACGCCGGGGTTCGCCGCGGCCCTCGCGTACTACGACGGACTGCGGGCCGAGCGGCTGCCTGCCGCGCTGACCCAGGGGCAGCGGGACTTCTTCGGGGCGCACACCTACCGGCGTACCGACCGCGAGGGCACGTTCCACACGCTGTGGGGCGGCGACCGCTCGGAGGTCGGCGCGGGCTGA
- a CDS encoding tetratricopeptide repeat protein, giving the protein MDDPATIGRRVHRLRAERGLTQRELAEPSYTPAYISTLEAGRVRPSEAAVRHLAERLGVSYEEVATGRPAHLATELRLRLVEAQRTLATGAAEDAVADFTELLAEADRLGLDQESASAALGLGECALETGDLPTARRQFEAAELLLTGAPPAQRARAVRGRAVAHLLAGELRYACYLLESTIDELNASGLPDPGALLLLYTASIAPYMDMGAHARAAQAGELALALAPRVDDPELVAGMHRSVARSLIAAGRTDEADASLGRAAEIYQQLQIRTEMAHCHWMRGYVRAQNGDLSGAESELLAARDMLASKRAALYTAQVEVELADVLRRRGKARQAEDLLHRLLGELQPDRGAVHAAGAHRLLGLIHEEDGETDTAEEHYVKALALLERAGAAGDLADICRLLGDLLRRAGRTEAALDAYRTGLGHRAAPGSTTLGPAPVSPRPILGGGGR; this is encoded by the coding sequence GTGGACGACCCCGCCACGATCGGCCGACGAGTCCACCGGCTGCGCGCGGAGCGCGGCCTCACTCAGCGCGAGCTCGCGGAACCGTCGTACACCCCCGCCTACATATCCACCCTCGAGGCCGGCCGCGTCCGGCCTTCCGAGGCGGCCGTCCGTCACCTCGCCGAGCGTCTCGGCGTGAGTTACGAGGAGGTGGCCACGGGCCGGCCCGCCCACCTCGCCACCGAGCTGCGGCTGCGGCTCGTCGAAGCCCAGCGCACCCTGGCGACCGGCGCCGCCGAGGACGCGGTGGCCGACTTCACCGAACTGCTCGCCGAGGCCGACCGGCTCGGGCTCGACCAGGAGAGCGCCTCCGCCGCACTCGGACTCGGTGAATGCGCGCTGGAGACCGGCGATCTCCCCACGGCTCGGCGCCAGTTCGAGGCGGCGGAGCTCCTGCTCACGGGCGCGCCGCCGGCCCAGCGGGCGCGGGCCGTGCGCGGCCGGGCCGTCGCGCACCTCCTGGCGGGCGAACTCCGGTACGCCTGCTACCTGCTGGAAAGCACGATCGACGAGCTGAACGCGTCCGGTCTCCCCGATCCGGGCGCCCTGCTGCTGCTGTACACGGCGTCGATCGCGCCCTACATGGACATGGGGGCCCACGCGCGCGCCGCGCAGGCGGGTGAGCTGGCGCTCGCGCTCGCCCCCCGCGTCGACGATCCGGAACTGGTGGCGGGCATGCACCGGAGCGTGGCCCGGTCCCTCATCGCGGCCGGCCGCACCGACGAGGCGGACGCCTCGCTGGGCCGGGCCGCGGAGATCTACCAGCAGCTCCAGATCCGTACGGAAATGGCGCACTGCCACTGGATGCGCGGTTACGTACGGGCCCAGAACGGCGACCTCTCCGGCGCCGAGAGCGAGCTGCTCGCCGCCCGGGACATGCTGGCCTCGAAGCGGGCGGCCCTCTACACCGCCCAGGTGGAGGTGGAGCTCGCCGACGTGCTGCGCCGCCGGGGCAAGGCCCGTCAGGCGGAGGACCTGCTCCACCGGCTGCTGGGCGAGCTCCAGCCGGACCGGGGCGCGGTGCACGCGGCGGGAGCACACCGGCTCCTCGGGCTGATCCACGAGGAGGACGGGGAGACGGACACCGCCGAGGAGCACTACGTCAAGGCGCTGGCCCTGCTGGAGCGCGCCGGGGCGGCCGGGGACCTGGCGGACATCTGCCGGCTGCTCGGCGATCTGCTGCGGCGGGCGGGGCGCACCGAGGCGGCCCTGGACGCCTACCGGACCGGCCTCGGGCACCGGGCGGCCCCCGGCTCGACCACCCTCGGCCCCGCACCGGTGAGCCCGCGTCCGATCCTGGGAGGCGGCGGGCGGTAG
- a CDS encoding helix-turn-helix domain-containing protein, which produces MTSESAAADPEASSATAGVTLREVLAFDDSGTLRLLLAPAGQDVPVLGTGFAESGPDRPARGFLLIAVDGDADAPEAAALVRRAARQGACAVVLRDSGEAGPAPEVLEAAREAGIAVLARAAWAEWTDTATLLRSALAFGAAGRDPQGPPADDWAPGGLSALAATIAGATGGAITIEDTSFRVLAHSATRPEADGVRRSTILGGRVPEWRVAELRRSGLLRTLRTSREVIHRPADADGPERLIVAVRSGAEVLGSIWVAADGRPLLPGAARALRSAAVTAAPHLVRHRLRESGEVRRHDHALRGLLHGAGDLTTHAWSLGLAPSVPCAVVAVDAGTAPAPVGPAWDRTLDVLALHAASYRPAARVLRERERLLVLLPVASGKDREALGLARELATLAASLPDGVPVLAGAGAVVPSALGAPASYEEASLVVRVLREKLARGDGARGDGARGDGARGDTGRAGAAPGEAGPDGGRGAEPDGDRSPARWASAAELGPAVDVRRMLDAVGPVWEAGSGPLHALVRADLAAGGELVRSLAAYLDAAGDITVAARRLVLHPNTLRYRLRRARERHGVDVDDPDTRLLLTVAVRLAGGF; this is translated from the coding sequence ATGACCAGCGAATCGGCCGCCGCCGACCCCGAAGCGTCCTCCGCGACGGCCGGGGTCACCCTGCGGGAGGTGCTGGCGTTCGACGACAGCGGCACCCTGCGGCTGCTGCTCGCGCCCGCCGGGCAGGACGTCCCCGTCCTGGGCACCGGATTCGCCGAGAGCGGCCCCGACCGGCCGGCCCGGGGATTTCTCCTGATCGCCGTGGACGGCGACGCCGATGCGCCCGAGGCGGCGGCACTGGTGCGCCGGGCCGCCCGGCAGGGCGCGTGCGCGGTGGTGCTGCGCGACTCGGGCGAGGCCGGACCCGCGCCGGAGGTCCTGGAAGCGGCGCGGGAGGCCGGGATCGCCGTGCTGGCGCGCGCGGCGTGGGCGGAGTGGACGGACACGGCCACGCTGCTGCGGTCCGCCCTCGCCTTCGGGGCGGCGGGCCGCGACCCGCAGGGTCCGCCGGCCGACGACTGGGCTCCCGGCGGTCTGAGCGCCCTCGCCGCGACGATCGCCGGGGCCACCGGAGGTGCGATCACCATCGAGGACACCAGCTTCCGGGTGCTGGCCCACTCCGCCACCCGGCCCGAGGCGGACGGGGTCCGCCGCTCCACCATCCTCGGTGGGCGGGTGCCCGAGTGGCGGGTGGCCGAACTGCGCCGCAGCGGGCTACTGCGCACGCTCCGGACCTCGCGCGAGGTGATCCACCGCCCGGCCGACGCCGACGGCCCCGAGCGGCTGATCGTCGCGGTGCGCAGCGGAGCCGAGGTGCTCGGTTCGATCTGGGTGGCCGCCGACGGCCGTCCGCTGCTGCCGGGGGCGGCCCGTGCGCTTCGGTCCGCCGCCGTCACCGCCGCGCCCCACCTCGTACGCCACCGGCTGCGCGAAAGCGGTGAGGTGCGGCGCCACGACCACGCGCTGCGCGGGCTCCTGCACGGTGCGGGAGACCTGACCACCCACGCCTGGTCGCTGGGCCTGGCGCCGTCCGTGCCGTGCGCGGTGGTGGCGGTGGACGCGGGGACGGCCCCTGCCCCGGTGGGTCCCGCGTGGGACCGCACCCTCGACGTGCTGGCCCTGCACGCCGCCTCGTACCGTCCCGCCGCGCGGGTGCTCCGGGAGCGGGAGCGACTGCTGGTCCTGCTGCCCGTGGCCTCCGGGAAGGACCGGGAGGCGCTCGGGCTGGCCCGGGAGCTGGCCACTCTCGCCGCCTCCCTGCCCGATGGTGTGCCGGTGCTCGCGGGTGCAGGGGCCGTCGTCCCGTCCGCCCTAGGCGCCCCGGCCTCGTACGAGGAGGCGTCGCTCGTCGTCCGGGTGCTGCGGGAGAAGCTCGCCCGGGGAGACGGGGCCCGGGGAGACGGGGCACGGGGAGACGGGGCACGGGGGGACACCGGACGGGCGGGCGCCGCACCCGGGGAAGCGGGGCCGGACGGTGGACGGGGCGCCGAGCCCGACGGCGACCGGTCCCCGGCGCGGTGGGCGAGCGCCGCGGAGCTGGGACCGGCGGTGGACGTGCGCCGCATGCTCGACGCGGTCGGGCCGGTGTGGGAGGCGGGCAGCGGTCCCCTGCACGCACTGGTGCGCGCCGACCTCGCGGCAGGGGGCGAGCTGGTCCGCTCCCTCGCCGCCTACCTGGACGCGGCGGGCGACATCACCGTGGCCGCGCGGCGCCTGGTCCTGCATCCCAACACCCTGCGCTACCGGCTGCGGCGGGCCCGGGAACGGCACGGGGTGGACGTGGACGACCCGGACACCCGGCTGCTGCTGACGGTCGCGGTCCGCCTCGCCGGCGGCTTCTGA
- a CDS encoding diaminopimelate decarboxylase, producing the protein MTQTTPAAAPSTPKFAHVVRRAVAEGLLGEARPVVGFVDTDGVRDSVGALREAFSGAPRVLHTFAAKAAALVPVLRLLASYGMGCEVASPGELRLALDAGFAPSTIVLDSPAKTREEIRLALALGVAVNADNFDELRRIDALRSPASSSVLGLRVNPQVGGGSIGAMSTARATSKFGVPLRDPGVREAVVRAFAERPWLTRLHAHVGSQGCPLELIAAGVAETYRLAEEINESLGERRVTSLDIGGGLPVNFADDEVRPTHRDYVAALRTAVPGLFEGRYALVTEFGRSLLAKNGFIGALVEYTKEAGGRRIALTHAGAQTATRTVLMPESWPLRVGAFGPDGLPKDGPALVQDIAGPCCFAGDVVAHGRALPELREGDFVVLYDTGAYYFSAPWAYNSLPRPAVYGFRTTDAGDVRFAPVRDVQTLESIAAESGLGHADALVGLGGADGAPA; encoded by the coding sequence ATGACCCAGACGACTCCCGCCGCCGCTCCGTCCACCCCGAAGTTCGCCCACGTCGTTCGGCGTGCGGTCGCCGAGGGCCTGCTCGGCGAGGCGCGGCCCGTCGTCGGGTTCGTCGACACCGACGGGGTGCGGGACTCGGTCGGCGCCCTGCGCGAGGCGTTCTCCGGCGCCCCGCGGGTCCTGCACACCTTCGCCGCCAAGGCGGCCGCGCTCGTCCCGGTGCTCCGTCTGCTGGCCTCGTACGGCATGGGGTGCGAGGTGGCGAGCCCCGGTGAGCTGCGTCTGGCCCTGGACGCCGGTTTCGCGCCCTCGACGATCGTGCTGGACTCCCCCGCCAAGACCCGCGAGGAGATCCGGCTGGCGCTGGCACTCGGCGTCGCCGTCAACGCCGACAACTTCGACGAGCTTCGCCGCATCGACGCACTGCGCTCGCCCGCCTCGTCGTCGGTCCTGGGCCTGAGGGTGAACCCCCAGGTCGGAGGCGGTTCGATCGGCGCGATGAGTACCGCCAGGGCCACGTCGAAGTTCGGCGTCCCGCTGCGGGACCCCGGAGTCCGCGAGGCCGTGGTGCGCGCCTTCGCCGAACGCCCCTGGCTGACCCGGCTGCACGCGCACGTCGGCTCCCAGGGCTGCCCGCTGGAGTTGATCGCGGCCGGTGTCGCGGAGACGTACCGGCTGGCCGAGGAGATCAACGAGAGCCTCGGCGAGCGCAGGGTCACCAGCCTGGACATCGGTGGCGGGCTGCCCGTCAACTTCGCGGACGACGAGGTACGGCCCACCCACCGCGACTACGTGGCGGCGCTGCGCACCGCCGTTCCGGGCCTCTTCGAGGGGCGGTACGCGCTGGTGACGGAGTTCGGCCGGTCACTGCTCGCGAAGAACGGGTTCATCGGGGCTCTGGTGGAGTACACCAAGGAGGCGGGCGGGCGGCGCATCGCCCTGACCCACGCGGGCGCGCAGACGGCGACCCGTACGGTCCTCATGCCGGAGTCCTGGCCCCTGCGGGTGGGGGCGTTCGGACCGGACGGACTGCCCAAGGACGGGCCTGCACTCGTGCAGGACATCGCCGGCCCCTGCTGCTTCGCCGGTGACGTGGTCGCGCACGGCCGCGCACTCCCGGAACTGCGTGAGGGCGACTTCGTGGTGCTCTACGACACGGGGGCGTACTACTTCTCGGCCCCGTGGGCGTACAACAGCCTGCCGCGGCCGGCGGTGTACGGCTTCCGCACGACGGACGCGGGCGACGTGCGCTTCGCGCCGGTCCGGGACGTCCAGACGCTGGAGTCGATCGCGGCGGAGAGCGGCCTCGGTCACGCCGACGCGCTGGTGGGACTCGGCGGGGCCGACGGCGCTCCCGCCTGA